From one Oncorhynchus clarkii lewisi isolate Uvic-CL-2024 chromosome 6, UVic_Ocla_1.0, whole genome shotgun sequence genomic stretch:
- the LOC139410626 gene encoding ataxin-2-like isoform X7, with product MSMKQAGGNRKPGSGAASGAGGSGGRQNLGRGRHSAKGPSAAVVSNGVYANMRMVHVLTSLVGTNCELKVKNGMVYDGVFKTYSPECDLVLDAANIKSPGPSVGLRQEDLVDSIIFKASDVVVVHFRDVDFNYARKVSTDTDNFTDTAVGGRINGEHKEKDLEPWDGGRQQHMVSGSLESLDTDVSNGWDPNDMFKYNEEQYGIKSTYDSSLSTYTVALERDNSEEFLKREARAAQLAEEIEASSTYKSRVALENDERSEEEKYTAVVRGEREQHTLNREKYIPPGQRNREGMSWGAGRQNSPRLVQSSSGPPRPGLHDYTPSSGADQRVVNGGATSCPSPSSRYQSGPSPLPPRAATPTRPPSRPPSRPSRPPSHPSAHGSPAPICTIPSRRMSSEGPPRMSPKTQRTPRTHRVPPGSRVPPGVDFMPHNAPGEVPVPPATRSSSSGGTWSSVVSGAHRPRSPRQNSMGGASPGPSPQTGSTPVEPVNTSMSASSPTASPAPNMAATSSAEAKDSRVQATRQNSPTVNKENMKPLESPPSINRPLSKGPPSMAPDHRKQIDNLKKFSVDFRLQSSSNPDPQFQQMVTKPPQDTGEKSKQLPLDKGLEGSEGPVVPARSNKPDSPGASSPSLSSTLCPAPEQNRGPDVTSQGVQTSAPNLSGGAKPEDKEEDEADQMRKSTLNPNAHEFKPRVFTPQPKPATTPTPPRPQGQPSPSIVMQQPQQVYFPQMYPLTPVSPGVQKSIIWKSPAMYHVQMPHMTLSQSKPYRPGKVSNMPQQRSDQHHPQGTPTMMHPAAGPPIVAQSPAYSAQYFTCSPQQFTSQQLMPHYQSQAQHVFSPVIQGQARMMAPPTHGHPGQLVSSTTQYGEQTHTMYVSQGPMPQQYAHPNTTLHPHPQPSATPTGQSQQGVQHGGNHPAPSPVQQHQAAAAAQALHMGNQPQQQMYQALAPTPPSMTPGPNPQSPQGSFSSAQQAVYLHPQQMQHGYNPSHMAHMQQAHIQSGMVPSHHGNPGHPQMMLMATQQQGGPQPQLAQNALNPIPVSSTAHFSYLAHPQVQQHHQQQL from the exons ATGTCAATGAAGCAGGCCGGTGGTAATCGCAAACCCGGCAGTGGCGCTGCCTCTGGTGCCGGGGGAAGTGGCGGACGACAGAATTTGGGCAG GGGACGGCATAGTGCCAAAGGACCTTCAGCAGCA GTTGTCTCTAATGGTGTATATGCAAACATGAGGATGGTCCATGTCTTGACATCATTAGTG GGAACCAATTGTGAACTGAAAGTAAAAAATGGAATGGTTTATGATGGAGTGTTTAAAACATACAGCCCAGAG TGTGACCTGGTTCTGGATGCGGCCAACATCAAGAGTCCTGGGCCCAGTGTGGGCCTGCGACAGGAAGACCTCGTGGACAGCATTATCTTCAAGGCTTCCGATGTGGTGGTGGTGCACTTCAGAGACGTGGACTTCAATTATGCCAGAAAAG TCTCTACTGACACAG ATAACTTCACGGACACTGCAGTGGGCGGCAGAATCAACGGGGAACACAAGGAGAAGGACCTGGAGCCGTGGGATGGAGGGCGGCAGCAGCACATGGTCTCAGGCAGCCTGGAGTCTCTGGACACAGACGTG TCAAATGGCTGGGACCCGAATGACATGTTCAAGTACAATGAAGAGCAGTATGGCATCAAGTCCACCTACGACAGCAGCCTGTCCACCTACAC GGTTGCCCTGGAGCGGGATAACTCTGAGGAGTTTCTGAAGCGGGAAGCGCGAGCGGCCCAACTGGCGGAGGAGATCGAGGCCAGCTCCACCTACAAGTCCCGCGTGGCCCTGGAGAATGACGAGCGCAGCGAGGAGGAGAAGTACACTGCcgtggtgaggggagagagggagcaacaCACACTCAACAG AGAAAAGTACATTCCCCCGGgtcagaggaacagagaggggatGTCATGGGGAGCGGGTCGTCAGAACTCCCCTAGGTTGGTCCAGAGCAGCAGTGGACCTCCCCGGCCAGGTCTTCACGACTACACCCCCAGCTCTGGAGCTGACCAGAGAGTTGTCAACGGAG GTGCCACCTCCTGCCCATCGCCCTCCTCCCGCTACCAGTCaggcccctcccctctcccacccAGGGCGGCCACGCCCACCCGGCCTCCATCCAGACCCCCCTCGCGGCCCTCCCGGCCCCCGTCTCACCCCTCTGCTCACGGCTCTCCAGCTCCCATCTGCACTATACCCAGTAGACGCATGTCCTCAGAAG gcccTCCCAGGATGTCCCCAAAGACCCAGCGTACCCCTCGCACCCACAGAGTTCCCCCCGGGAGTAGAGTTCCCCCGGGAGTAGACTTCATGCCCCACAATGCTCCAGGAGAGGTGCCCGTTCCCCCGGCTACCCGCAGCAGCTCATCCGGTGGCACCTGGTCTTCAGTGGTCAGCGGAG CACACAGACCTCGATCCCCTCGGCAGAACAGCATGGGCGGGGCCTCTCCTGGTCCCTCGCCCCAGACTGGGTCCACTCCCGTGGAACCTGTTAACACATCAATGTCAGCTTCCTCACCTACTGCTAGCCCTGCCCCCAATATGGCCGCCACCTCCTCAGCAGAGG CGAAAGATTCTCGGGTCCAGGCGACGAGACAGAACTCTCCTACGGTCAACAAAGAGAACATGAAACCCCTGGAGAGCCCCCCTAGTATCAACAGACCACTCTCTAAAG GACCCCCCTCCATGGCACCAGACCACAGAAAACAAATAGACAACTTAAAGAAATTTAGTGTAGATTTTAGG TTGCAGTCCAGCTCTAACCCAGACCCACAGTTTCAGCAGATGGTGACTAAGCCTCCGCAGGACACGGGAGAGAAGTCCAAGCAGCTTCCTCTGGATAAGGGGTTGGAGGGGTCTGAGGGCCCTGTGGTCCCCGCCAGGAGCAACAAGCCAGACAGCCCTGGCGCATcatccccctccctgtcctctaccCTCTGTCCCGCCCCGGAGCAGAACAGGGGGCCTGACGTGACCTCGCAGGGTGTCCAGACATCTGCACCCAACTTAAGCGGAGGAGCCAAGCCTGAAGACAAGGAAGAGGATGAGGCAGA TCAAATGAGAAAGTCGACTCTGAATCCTAATGCCCACGAGTTCAAACCCAGGGTCTTCACTCCTCAG cCAAAGCCGGCCACCACCCCGACCCCCCCTCGTCCCCAAGGCCAGCCCAGCCCCTCTATCGTCATGCAGCAGCCTCAACAGGTCTACTTTCCCCAGATGTACCCTCTGACCCCTGTCAGCCCTGGAGTCCAG AAAAGCATTATCTGGAAG TCTCCAGCCATGTACCACGTCCAGATGCCTCATATGACGCTGAGCCAGTCCAAGCCCTACAGACCAGGTAAAG TATCCAACATGCCCCAGCAGAGGTCAGACCAGCACCACCCCCAGGGCACGCCCACCATGATGCACCCGGCCGCGGGGCCGCCCATCGTGGCCCAGAGCCCTGCCTACTCAGCCCAGTACTTCACGTGTAGCCCACAGCAGTTTACCAGCCAGCAACTGATGCCCCACTACCAGTCACAG GCCCAGCATGTGTTCAGCCCGGTGATTCAGGGTCAGGCCAGGATGATGGCCCCTCCCACCCACGGCCACCCTGGCCAGCTGGTCTCTTCCACCACCCAGTATGGTGAACAGACTCACACCATGTACG TGTCACAAGGCCCCATGCCGCAGCAGTACGCCCACCCCAATACCACACTGCATCCCCACCCCCAGCCCTCGGCCACCCCCACAGGCCAGTCCCAGCAGGGCGTGCAGCACGGTGGCAACCACCCGGCCCCCAGCCCCGTCCAGCAGCACCAGGCTGCTGCAGCTGCCCAGGCCCTGCACATGGGCAACCAGCCCCAGCAGCAGATGTACCAGGCCCTggcccccaccccaccctccatGACCCCGGGGCCCAACCCCCAGTCCCCCCAGGGCAGCTTCTCCTCGGCCCAGCAGGCAGTCTACCTCCACCCCCAGCAGATGCAGCACGGCTACAACCCCTCCCACATGGCCCACATGCAGCAG GCCCATATCCAGTCTGGGATGGTGCCGTCCCACCATGGTAACCCTGGCCACCCTCAGATGATGCTTATGGCCACCCAGCAGCAAGGTGGCCCCCAGCCCCAACTCGCCCAGAATGCCCTCAACCCCATCCCAGTGTCCTCCACTGCTCACTTCTCTTACTTGGCTCACCCCCAAG TTCAACAGCACCATCAGCAGCAGCTGTAG